A region from the Thiovulum sp. ES genome encodes:
- a CDS encoding DNA/RNA helicase, superfamily II, SNF2 family (PFAM: Helicase conserved C-terminal domain; SNF2 family N-terminal domain; SWIM zinc finger), whose amino-acid sequence MEITLSKLDNQFNARASHNGKLLLNNVRDFIVSVIGEKEIVIRGRVVSQSDDAVYRQAVTVREHRNQLYVDGTCSCPVGYNCKHTYALILHYTKTNIKDNTSEIEIDRFVGELEYILENEEKESEIDSVIEYRLFDNIGGNKFGIKTFKRKILKRGGLGKETPFNISNHRTLSRNLKDEDLEIMSLMKQIAFFDYRHHTSEFILEGHFGVLNLKKLIEKDRLFFENSERKINLGQSKKGVLSWHNSENIRSLKVNFSEDETVLIPNMPQNIYLDKKNLEVGEVVGVEFSGETLKKMLEQKIFAKEDKLEEVSKKMSKIMGKIPPITNKEIKFLKPTPYLHVRENEINLNFDYNGKRVDDENSSQFLETNDEIIQRDFEAEKELLERFKKFGLTPNKDLELDNVDEVENFRKFSENGIDELKDENWKVRVDEKSKINFKEIDSEDIDFDIESDSSSQWFSMDFFIDIDGNKLKLAPIIQSFFGSMENDFSDIEDKINIPIGERNFVRVDKEKIQPIVNTVLKLFNKESGKIEISNHELHDLELSEELEKRLADRHYNIFKLKKQLEEFQQIELIKPPKGLHADLREYQREGMSWMNFLREYKFGGVLADDMGLGKTIQTLSFLLNEKESGRLDRPVLIVVPTSLLGNWRRENLKFTPDLKLQILHSRERKAIIKDVIENGTETDIFVTTYGLVSRDIKELEKIEFYHLILDEAQKIKNPKAQISKNLRLLNSENRLCLTGTPMENHLGELWALFDFLMPRFLLTEESFNRFFKHRIEKEEDFESLKKLKGRIKPFILRREKSEVARELPPKTEIVQSVTFGNKQTKLYESIRVTMEKKVQESIQEHGLAKSQIQILDALLKLRQVCCDPRLLKIDEKDKIDESAKLDSLFDLLEELFIENRKVILFSQFTSMLELIQDRLGDEGIDYALLTGKTRHRDEQIELFKRGAVDIFLVSLKAGGVGLNLTEADTIIIYDPWWNPAVENQAIDRAYRIGQDKKVFVYRFIIEGSVEEKILELQERKKLLSKSVLEDGAESFKITQEDITELFAPLKKS is encoded by the coding sequence ATGGAAATTACACTATCAAAATTGGATAATCAATTCAATGCTAGAGCAAGTCATAACGGAAAATTGCTTCTCAATAATGTGAGAGATTTTATTGTTTCTGTTATTGGTGAAAAAGAGATTGTGATTCGAGGGAGAGTCGTAAGTCAAAGTGATGATGCTGTTTATCGACAAGCCGTTACTGTGAGAGAACACAGAAATCAATTATATGTTGATGGAACTTGCTCTTGTCCAGTTGGTTACAACTGCAAACACACATATGCTCTAATTTTACACTACACAAAAACAAATATCAAAGATAATACATCAGAAATAGAAATTGATAGATTTGTTGGAGAACTTGAATATATTTTAGAAAACGAAGAAAAAGAGAGTGAGATAGATAGTGTTATTGAATATAGACTATTTGATAATATCGGAGGTAATAAATTTGGAATCAAAACTTTTAAAAGAAAGATTTTAAAACGGGGTGGTTTAGGAAAAGAGACACCTTTTAATATCAGCAATCATAGAACACTTTCAAGAAACTTAAAAGATGAAGATTTGGAAATTATGTCATTGATGAAACAGATTGCATTTTTTGATTATAGACACCACACATCGGAATTTATATTGGAGGGACATTTTGGAGTTTTAAATTTAAAGAAATTAATTGAGAAAGATAGACTCTTTTTTGAAAACTCGGAGAGAAAAATAAACCTCGGTCAATCTAAAAAAGGTGTTTTATCGTGGCACAATAGTGAAAATATTCGCTCTTTAAAAGTAAATTTTAGTGAAGATGAGACTGTTTTAATTCCAAATATGCCACAAAATATCTATTTAGACAAAAAGAATTTAGAAGTTGGAGAAGTTGTTGGAGTTGAGTTTAGTGGAGAAACTCTCAAAAAAATGCTTGAACAGAAGATTTTTGCCAAAGAGGATAAATTAGAAGAAGTCTCAAAAAAGATGTCAAAAATCATGGGCAAAATTCCTCCTATAACAAATAAAGAGATTAAATTTCTCAAACCAACTCCATATTTGCATGTTAGAGAAAATGAAATAAATCTCAATTTTGACTACAACGGAAAAAGAGTTGATGACGAAAATAGTTCTCAATTTCTTGAAACAAACGATGAAATTATTCAGAGAGACTTTGAGGCTGAAAAAGAGCTTTTAGAGAGATTCAAGAAGTTTGGCTTGACACCAAACAAAGATTTAGAACTTGACAATGTCGATGAGGTCGAAAATTTCAGAAAGTTTTCAGAAAATGGAATCGATGAACTCAAAGATGAGAATTGGAAAGTTAGAGTTGATGAAAAAAGCAAAATAAACTTCAAAGAGATCGATTCTGAAGATATTGACTTTGATATAGAATCAGATAGTTCTAGCCAATGGTTTTCAATGGACTTTTTCATTGATATTGACGGAAACAAACTTAAACTTGCTCCAATTATTCAAAGTTTTTTTGGTTCAATGGAAAATGATTTTTCTGATATTGAAGACAAAATCAACATTCCTATTGGTGAGCGAAATTTTGTTAGAGTTGATAAAGAGAAAATTCAACCAATTGTCAATACGGTTCTTAAACTTTTCAATAAAGAGAGTGGCAAAATTGAAATTTCAAATCATGAATTGCACGATTTAGAACTTTCAGAAGAGTTGGAAAAGCGACTAGCGGATCGGCACTATAATATTTTCAAACTTAAAAAACAGTTGGAAGAGTTCCAGCAAATTGAACTAATTAAACCACCAAAAGGGCTACATGCAGATTTAAGAGAGTATCAGAGAGAGGGAATGAGCTGGATGAATTTTCTTCGTGAATACAAATTTGGTGGAGTTCTTGCCGACGATATGGGATTGGGAAAAACAATCCAAACTCTCTCATTTTTATTAAATGAAAAAGAGAGCGGACGACTCGATAGACCTGTTTTAATTGTTGTTCCAACTTCACTTTTAGGAAACTGGCGAAGAGAAAATCTAAAATTCACACCTGATTTAAAATTGCAAATTCTTCACAGTCGAGAGAGAAAAGCGATCATAAAAGATGTGATTGAAAATGGAACAGAGACAGATATTTTTGTTACAACTTATGGTTTGGTAAGTCGGGATATAAAAGAGCTTGAAAAAATTGAGTTCTATCATTTAATTCTTGATGAAGCTCAAAAAATTAAAAACCCAAAAGCTCAAATTTCTAAAAACTTACGACTTTTAAATAGTGAAAATCGTCTCTGCCTTACAGGGACTCCGATGGAGAATCATCTTGGTGAACTTTGGGCTTTGTTTGATTTTCTAATGCCGAGATTCCTTCTCACTGAAGAGAGTTTTAATCGGTTTTTTAAACACAGAATTGAAAAAGAAGAGGATTTTGAGAGTCTCAAAAAATTGAAAGGGCGAATCAAACCATTTATTTTACGACGAGAAAAGAGTGAAGTGGCGAGAGAACTTCCACCAAAAACGGAAATTGTGCAGAGTGTTACTTTTGGAAACAAACAGACAAAACTTTATGAATCAATTCGGGTAACAATGGAGAAAAAAGTTCAAGAGTCGATCCAAGAACACGGTCTTGCTAAAAGCCAGATTCAAATTCTCGATGCTCTTTTAAAACTTCGTCAAGTCTGTTGCGATCCGCGACTTCTTAAAATTGATGAAAAAGATAAAATTGATGAGAGTGCAAAACTCGATTCTCTTTTTGATCTTCTTGAAGAACTCTTTATTGAAAATAGAAAAGTTATTCTCTTTTCACAATTCACATCAATGCTTGAACTTATTCAAGATAGATTGGGTGATGAGGGGATTGATTATGCACTTTTAACAGGAAAAACACGACATCGAGATGAGCAAATTGAACTTTTTAAAAGAGGTGCAGTAGATATTTTTCTTGTTAGCTTAAAAGCTGGTGGAGTTGGTCTAAATTTAACAGAAGCTGACACAATTATTATCTACGATCCGTGGTGGAATCCTGCTGTTGAAAATCAAGCAATTGACCGAGCTTATCGAATTGGGCAAGATAAAAAAGTTTTTGTCTATCGATTTATTATTGAGGGGAGTGTCGAAGAGAAGATTCTTGAGTTGCAAGAGCGAAAAAAATTGCTGTCAAAATCTGTTTTGGAAGATGGAGCAGAGAGTTTCAAAATTACTCAAGAAGATATTACAGAACTTTTTGCACCGCTTAAAAAGAGCTAG
- a CDS encoding ComEC/Rec2-related protein (PFAM: Competence protein~TIGRFAM: ComEC/Rec2-related protein): MKKDSIRQFLKNFKEKTKASEKFGLELFPTDRDRFIFLSLILILATSSLIFEWVNFVEFTKFSKVEREFFVESQFKKKDKIVLKLRDKSGFVFYSSLKENIIDLRGMTILGEFKIRNLSFFEYLRGAYLENIGIKFSREKDFRFKISAKISEIHESSKISEFYSALFLATSISPELRKDLTRLGINHLVVLSGFHVSLILLIINFISFIFYKPIQSRFFPYRNFYRDSIIFSLFPIFLYLYFLDFPPSFLRAVGMTTFVLFLLDRNILQKPFETLFFVAIFLIAISPRLFFSIGFWLSISGVFYIFLYLQIFRLNKFLNFIFFNFWVFFAMIPIIHYIFPEFYFTQLFSPVWTVLFIFFYPIAILIHLFGFPQILDSFLIKFLEIGVSETPKVFYTDFYFLTFYILFSLFLFLKTKSE, translated from the coding sequence GTGAAAAAAGACTCTATCCGACAATTCTTGAAAAACTTCAAGGAGAAAACTAAAGCCTCTGAAAAATTTGGTCTCGAACTTTTTCCAACAGATCGAGACAGATTTATATTTTTATCACTTATACTAATTTTGGCGACCTCATCGCTAATTTTTGAGTGGGTGAATTTTGTTGAATTTACAAAATTTAGCAAAGTTGAAAGAGAATTTTTTGTTGAAAGTCAGTTTAAAAAAAAGGACAAAATAGTTTTAAAACTTAGAGATAAATCTGGTTTTGTTTTTTACAGCAGTCTCAAAGAGAATATAATAGATTTAAGAGGAATGACAATTTTGGGCGAATTCAAAATAAGAAATCTCTCTTTTTTTGAATATCTTCGGGGAGCTTATTTAGAAAATATTGGAATAAAGTTTAGTCGTGAAAAAGATTTTCGTTTCAAAATTTCCGCAAAAATCTCAGAGATTCATGAGAGTTCTAAAATTTCAGAATTCTATTCCGCCCTATTTCTAGCAACTTCAATTTCACCAGAACTAAGAAAAGATTTGACTAGGCTTGGAATAAATCATCTTGTTGTTCTTAGCGGTTTTCATGTCTCTCTCATTCTTCTAATTATAAATTTTATCTCTTTCATTTTTTACAAACCGATTCAGAGTCGTTTTTTTCCGTATCGAAATTTCTATCGAGACTCAATTATATTTTCGCTTTTTCCAATTTTTCTCTATCTCTATTTTTTAGATTTTCCGCCATCTTTTCTTCGTGCTGTTGGAATGACAACTTTTGTTCTTTTTCTTCTTGACCGAAATATTCTGCAAAAACCTTTTGAAACTCTCTTTTTTGTTGCAATTTTTCTTATTGCGATTTCTCCGAGACTATTTTTTTCAATTGGGTTTTGGCTCTCAATTTCTGGTGTTTTCTATATCTTTCTCTATTTGCAGATTTTTCGCTTGAATAAGTTTTTAAATTTTATATTTTTCAATTTTTGGGTATTTTTTGCAATGATCCCAATTATTCACTACATTTTTCCAGAATTCTATTTCACACAACTATTTTCACCAGTTTGGACAGTTCTTTTTATATTTTTTTATCCGATTGCGATTCTAATTCATCTATTTGGATTTCCACAAATTTTAGACAGTTTTTTAATAAAGTTTCTAGAAATTGGAGTTTCTGAAACTCCTAAAGTTTTCTACACGGATTTCTATTTTCTCACTTTTTATATTCTCTTTTCCCTGTTTCTCTTTTTAAAAACTAAGAGTGAATAA
- a CDS encoding putative membrane protein (PFAM: Domain of Unknown Function (DUF350)): MLAIDFSILQTFALDFTMQFGIVSILLFFAIKTRKLAIDFKRQKSNYQLNKAVTISSAGYYTSVLLVLLSAFSGESFGFLNDLISISSVGVVSIFMLYINRILIDSIYLKDLNKEYELGRENISFALFQSGGFIGTGVILYNSFSGYEFTIGLLVVAISYFVISQILLFTFVKIATLNTRYDDINEIRRGNIAVGIEFLSLFLAISLLLGNVVGEVFEISFEVISATLLYFTISILSIAYIPYIVTGLLVDGNKSVDDYIAEGNLDVAFKSGLVKLILAFLLIETLPLNFVIIHS, from the coding sequence ATGTTAGCAATAGATTTTTCAATACTTCAAACATTTGCACTAGATTTTACGATGCAATTTGGAATAGTTTCAATTTTACTATTTTTTGCGATAAAAACAAGAAAACTTGCAATTGATTTTAAAAGACAAAAATCAAATTACCAATTAAATAAAGCTGTAACAATCTCGTCTGCGGGATATTACACTTCTGTTTTACTTGTGCTTCTATCTGCATTTAGCGGAGAATCTTTTGGATTTTTGAACGACCTCATCTCTATTTCATCAGTTGGAGTAGTCTCTATTTTTATGCTCTATATAAATCGAATTTTGATAGATAGTATCTACTTAAAAGACTTAAATAAAGAGTATGAACTTGGTCGTGAAAATATATCGTTTGCACTTTTTCAATCTGGTGGATTTATCGGAACTGGAGTTATACTTTACAACTCTTTTAGTGGATACGAATTTACAATTGGGCTTTTAGTTGTTGCAATTTCCTACTTTGTAATTTCTCAAATTCTACTTTTCACCTTTGTCAAAATTGCAACTCTAAATACAAGATATGATGACATAAACGAAATTCGTCGCGGAAATATCGCTGTTGGAATAGAATTTCTTTCACTTTTTTTAGCGATTTCTCTTCTTTTGGGAAATGTTGTTGGTGAAGTTTTTGAAATCTCTTTTGAAGTTATTTCGGCGACTCTCCTCTATTTTACAATCTCAATTCTCTCAATTGCATACATCCCATACATCGTAACAGGTCTGCTTGTTGATGGGAACAAGAGTGTTGATGATTACATTGCGGAAGGAAATTTAGATGTTGCTTTTAAAAGTGGTCTTGTAAAACTTATTTTGGCATTTCTGCTTATTGAAACTTTGCCACTAAATTTTGTGATTATTCACTCTTAG
- a CDS encoding cyclic nucleotide-binding protein (PFAM: Cyclic nucleotide-binding domain), translated as MADIINLKTIVASIENFKEKPDEFIQKLNNENVGNIEMELGEQIALFMTKEKFDAFLDIEIKKEKAIFEQKYRELKEKFTKVKNDVEVDKLTKAQQTLLALDSKLELFNGLTKGELLAVIKQTKFIKHERGEKVFTFGNTGKEAFFIIQGGVAIVLPDNTQVALLKKNTFFGEMAYITKKARNATAIVKSPVAILLSIEIKDEVDSAKAEAFAKLFQNINTMLVEKVEDMNRKLYGAK; from the coding sequence ATGGCTGATATTATAAATCTAAAAACTATCGTAGCCTCAATTGAAAATTTCAAAGAGAAACCAGACGAATTTATTCAAAAATTGAATAATGAGAATGTTGGAAATATTGAAATGGAACTTGGCGAACAGATTGCTCTTTTTATGACAAAAGAGAAGTTTGATGCATTTCTTGATATTGAAATCAAAAAAGAGAAAGCTATTTTTGAGCAGAAATATCGAGAATTAAAAGAGAAATTCACAAAAGTAAAAAATGATGTTGAGGTTGATAAACTTACAAAAGCTCAACAAACTTTACTTGCTCTTGATAGTAAATTGGAACTTTTTAACGGACTTACAAAAGGCGAACTTTTAGCAGTTATTAAACAGACAAAATTTATTAAACATGAGAGAGGCGAAAAAGTCTTTACTTTTGGAAATACAGGAAAAGAGGCATTCTTTATTATTCAGGGTGGAGTTGCAATTGTTCTTCCAGATAATACACAAGTTGCACTCTTAAAGAAAAACACTTTCTTTGGTGAGATGGCATACATTACAAAAAAAGCACGAAATGCAACAGCAATTGTAAAAAGCCCCGTGGCAATTCTTCTTTCAATTGAGATTAAAGATGAGGTTGATTCTGCAAAAGCTGAAGCATTCGCAAAACTTTTTCAAAATATCAACACAATGTTAGTTGAAAAAGTTGAGGATATGAACCGAAAACTTTACGGAGCAAAATAG
- a CDS encoding phosphoribosylformimino-5-aminoimidazole carboxamide ribotide isomerase (PFAM: Histidine biosynthesis protein~TIGRFAM: phosphoribosylformimino-5-aminoimidazole carboxamide ribotide isomerase): MELIPAIDLKDGQAVRLTKGLMDSAKIYSSEPWAVAKEFEQMGAKWLHIVDLNGAFAGEPKNLSQIEQIRKNTSLKIELGGGIRDEKIIKFYSDLGIERIILGSIAKSNPDFAIKMSEIYKIAIGIDAINGMVAVDGWADVSEVSANDLAQKFKNSRVDAIISTDISKDGTLEGVNLDFTRDIAIHSGIPTIASGGVSGISDLENIANAGNIAGAIIGKAFYEGRLDLREAFKKFGR; encoded by the coding sequence TTGGAACTAATTCCCGCAATAGATTTAAAAGATGGTCAAGCTGTTCGGCTTACAAAAGGTTTAATGGACAGTGCAAAGATTTACAGTTCAGAGCCGTGGGCAGTTGCAAAAGAGTTTGAACAAATGGGTGCAAAATGGCTTCATATTGTTGATTTAAACGGAGCATTTGCAGGAGAACCGAAAAACCTTTCACAAATTGAACAAATCAGAAAAAACACTTCACTAAAAATAGAACTTGGTGGTGGAATTCGAGATGAGAAAATAATCAAATTCTATTCTGACTTAGGAATTGAGAGGATTATTCTAGGTTCAATCGCAAAGAGCAATCCAGATTTTGCAATTAAAATGAGTGAAATTTATAAGATTGCAATTGGAATTGATGCGATCAATGGAATGGTTGCTGTTGATGGTTGGGCAGATGTTAGCGAAGTTTCAGCAAATGATTTAGCACAAAAATTTAAAAATTCTCGTGTTGATGCGATAATTTCAACAGATATTTCTAAAGATGGAACATTAGAAGGAGTTAATTTAGACTTTACTCGAGATATTGCAATTCACTCTGGAATTCCAACAATTGCAAGTGGTGGAGTTTCTGGAATTTCAGATTTAGAAAATATTGCAAATGCTGGAAATATAGCAGGTGCTATTATTGGAAAAGCATTTTATGAGGGTCGGTTAGACTTACGAGAAGCATTTAAAAAATTTGGGAGATAA
- a CDS encoding putative sugar kinase (PFAM: ATP-NAD kinase): MSKVKTVGFFLRPNKPELLKPFKNIKKKFEAFGVEVLIDRKSANMIGAFEGVECSQLCEKSDILVSLGGDGTLLSTVRKSFGFNKPILSIKAGNLGFLVDLDVRDIEPFMKTLVDGEYKIEKRQLLNIEIGEKRELALNDLSITNSERMRIANIYVYTVGEKSQLLNSYYGDGLLISTATGSTAYNLSLGGPILYPEMRDYILTPIAPHSLSQRPIILPPELKISLGMEGSDGLIKVDGQKNIFLPEHTRVNISVHKEPVQIIRTGDFSFFKNLREKLKWGD; this comes from the coding sequence ATGAGTAAAGTGAAAACAGTTGGTTTTTTTCTGCGACCAAACAAACCAGAATTATTAAAACCATTTAAGAATATTAAGAAAAAATTTGAAGCTTTTGGAGTTGAAGTTTTAATTGATAGAAAAAGTGCAAATATGATTGGTGCTTTTGAGGGAGTTGAGTGTAGTCAGCTTTGTGAAAAAAGTGATATTCTTGTTTCACTCGGTGGAGATGGAACTCTTCTTTCAACTGTTAGAAAAAGTTTCGGTTTTAACAAACCAATACTATCAATTAAAGCAGGTAACTTAGGTTTTCTTGTTGATTTAGATGTTCGTGATATTGAACCATTTATGAAAACTCTTGTTGATGGAGAATATAAAATTGAGAAGAGACAGCTTTTAAATATTGAGATTGGTGAAAAAAGAGAATTAGCTTTAAATGATTTATCGATTACAAATAGTGAAAGAATGAGAATTGCAAATATTTATGTTTATACAGTTGGTGAAAAGTCCCAGCTTTTAAATAGTTATTATGGCGATGGGCTACTAATTTCAACTGCAACAGGTTCAACTGCATACAACTTATCTCTTGGTGGTCCAATTCTATATCCAGAAATGAGAGACTATATTTTAACTCCAATAGCACCACATTCACTCTCTCAAAGACCTATAATTTTACCTCCAGAACTAAAAATATCTCTCGGAATGGAAGGTTCAGATGGCTTAATAAAAGTTGATGGACAAAAAAATATATTTTTACCTGAACATACACGAGTAAATATCTCTGTTCATAAAGAACCTGTTCAAATTATACGAACAGGTGATTTCTCATTTTTTAAGAATCTTCGCGAAAAATTGAAGTGGGGAGATTGA
- a CDS encoding molybdenum cofactor synthesis domain protein (PFAM: Probable molybdopterin binding domain~TIGRFAM: molybdenum cofactor synthesis domain) produces the protein MVKIGIVTVSDRASAGIYDDISGEAIKETLNDYLKTSWTSEYRLVPDEQDQIENALVELCDEAGCNLIVTTGGTGPAKRDITPEATLSVCQKEMIGFGELMRSASLKYVPTAILSRQTAGIREGEKNSALIVNLPGKPKAIRENLDAVFPAIPYCIDLIDGYYLETNEDVIKAFRPKK, from the coding sequence ATGGTAAAAATTGGAATTGTTACAGTTTCTGATAGAGCGAGTGCAGGAATTTACGATGATATTTCAGGAGAGGCAATTAAGGAGACTTTGAACGATTATTTAAAAACTTCTTGGACTTCAGAATATAGACTTGTGCCAGACGAACAGGATCAAATTGAAAATGCACTTGTTGAATTGTGCGATGAGGCCGGATGTAATTTGATTGTTACAACTGGTGGAACTGGACCTGCAAAACGAGATATTACACCTGAGGCAACTTTGAGTGTTTGCCAAAAAGAGATGATTGGTTTCGGCGAATTAATGAGAAGTGCAAGTTTAAAATATGTCCCAACTGCTATTCTTTCACGACAAACTGCGGGAATTCGTGAGGGAGAAAAAAATAGTGCATTAATTGTAAATCTTCCTGGAAAACCAAAAGCTATCCGTGAAAACCTTGATGCTGTTTTTCCAGCTATTCCATACTGTATCGACCTCATCGACGGTTACTATCTTGAGACAAATGAAGATGTTATTAAAGCTTTTAGACCAAAAAAGTAG
- a CDS encoding phosphoribosylformylglycinamidine synthase, purS protein (PFAM: Phosphoribosylformylglycinamidine (FGAM) synthase~TIGRFAM: phosphoribosylformylglycinamidine synthase, purS protein), producing the protein MKAIVNIYLKEGVLDSQGKAVHHALDSLGFKESVKDVRIGRQIILKLATSSESEAREEATKMCEELLANTVIEDYTIELENE; encoded by the coding sequence ATGAAAGCAATTGTAAATATTTATTTAAAAGAGGGTGTATTAGATTCTCAGGGAAAAGCGGTTCATCATGCTTTAGATTCTCTTGGATTTAAAGAGAGTGTAAAAGATGTGAGAATTGGAAGACAAATTATTTTGAAATTGGCGACCTCATCAGAGAGTGAAGCAAGAGAAGAAGCTACAAAGATGTGTGAAGAGCTTCTTGCAAACACAGTGATTGAAGATTACACAATTGAGTTAGAGAATGAGTAA
- a CDS encoding phosphoribosylformylglycinamidine synthase I (PFAM: CobB/CobQ-like glutamine amidotransferase domain~TIGRFAM: phosphoribosylformylglycinamidine synthase I), which translates to MSKRVGIIQFPGTNCELDTKYAFEKAGFETEIIWHKDNLGDFDLIVLPGGFSYGDYLRSGAIARFSPIMKNIESFAKNGGKVLGICNGFQVLVESNLLPGAMKRNDDLHFISKHHNIKVRNNENAFLSKTEKDEVLNIPIAHAEGNFYIDEVGRKELWENDQVLLTYCDENGNDLNPNGSVDSIAGICNREKNVFGLMPHPERAVDSILGSEDGIKMVEGFLNV; encoded by the coding sequence ATGAGTAAAAGAGTTGGAATTATTCAATTTCCAGGGACAAACTGCGAATTGGATACAAAATATGCTTTTGAGAAAGCTGGATTTGAAACAGAAATTATTTGGCACAAAGATAATTTGGGTGATTTTGATTTAATTGTTCTTCCAGGTGGATTTAGTTATGGAGACTATTTAAGAAGTGGGGCGATTGCTCGTTTTTCTCCAATTATGAAAAATATTGAAAGTTTCGCAAAAAATGGAGGAAAAGTTCTTGGAATCTGTAACGGTTTCCAAGTTCTTGTTGAATCAAATCTTCTTCCTGGTGCGATGAAGAGAAATGATGATTTACATTTTATTTCAAAACATCACAATATTAAAGTTAGAAATAATGAGAATGCTTTTCTTTCAAAAACTGAAAAAGATGAAGTCTTAAATATTCCAATTGCTCATGCTGAAGGAAATTTCTATATCGATGAGGTCGGACGAAAAGAGCTTTGGGAAAATGATCAAGTTCTACTAACTTATTGTGATGAGAATGGAAATGATTTAAACCCAAATGGTTCAGTCGATTCAATTGCGGGAATTTGCAACAGAGAGAAAAATGTTTTTGGACTTATGCCTCACCCAGAAAGAGCCGTAGATTCTATTTTAGGTAGTGAAGATGGAATTAAAATGGTTGAAGGATTTTTAAATGTCTAA